A part of Astatotilapia calliptera chromosome 15, fAstCal1.2, whole genome shotgun sequence genomic DNA contains:
- the LOC113007042 gene encoding zinc finger CCHC domain-containing protein 18-like: MKKSTESDPAVGPNVTVPNQNLQLTSDTDQDEPAIIEHQSPLKLGSDLTHLPEHDSHSSSPSVEVTPSHRKTTIYLPPEQLTTPEVQRVVVEHVIKNNEMPSQGHAKLRAFSGKTPCSTFEADYDTWRNNVEFHLIDCTISDKHMVRKIVESLLPPAANIVKHLGPNASPHDYLSLLDSAYGTVDDGDELFAKFLSTNQNSGEKPSAYLQRLQITLSKVIKRGGITTNDSDRQLLKQFCRGCWNNSLITTLQLEQKKDKPPSFPELLLMLRTEEDRQAAKSSRMKQHLGISKPKAHLNSLEVGEYVTDDTDVSAVNDRLVPFDAHKLERKLAKLQAQVASLKASAIDSSSQNSDKPNKKTKPKFKILPKEKSDPSETKPTKKPRPWYCFRCGEDGHIAPSCSNEPNPELVEMKRKEFNQKLQVWEEQNMSALN; encoded by the coding sequence ATGAAGAAGTCCACTGAGAGTGATCCCGCAGTTGGGCCAAATGTAACAGTGCCTAATCAGAATCTGCAGCTCACTAGTGACACAGACCAAGATGAACCAGCCATCATAGAGCATCAAAGTCCTCTTAAACTGGGCAGTGATTTAACCCACTTGCCTGAGCATGACTCTCACTCATCCTCTCCAAGTGTAGAAGTGACTCCCTCGCACAGAAAAACCACTATCTACTTACCACCTGAACAGCTCACTACACCTGAAGTACAGAGAGTAGTAGTTGAGCATGTCATTAAGAACAATGAAATGCCTTCTCAAGGTCATGCAAAGCTCAGGGCCTTCTCGGGGAAAACCCCTTGCTCTACCTTCGAAGCTGATTATGATACGTGGCGCAACAATGTTGAATTCCACCTCATAGATTGTACCATATCTGACAAACATATGGTAAGGAAAATAGTTGAGAGCCTTCTTCCACCAGCTGCTAACATTGTAAAGCACCTTGGTCCTAACGCTTCTCCCCATGACTATCTCAGCCTTCTTGACTCAGCGTATGGTACTGTTGATGATGGGGATGAGCTTTTTGCCAAATTCCTGAGCACAAACCAGAACTCAGGTGAAAAGCCTTCTGCCTATTTACAGCGGTTGCAGATAACCCTGAGTAAAGTCATTAAAAGAGGTGGCATCACTACAAATGATTCAGATCGCCAACTGCTTAAACAGTTTTGTAGAGGTTGCTGGAACAACAGCTTGATCACAACCTTGCAGCTTGAGCAGAAGAAGGACAAGCCACCTTCATTTCCAGAGTTGCTCCTCATGCTACGTACTGAGGAGGACCGGCAAGCGGCAAAGTCCAGCCGAATGAAACAGCACTTAGGCATTTCTAAACCTAAGGCACATTTGAACTCCCTTGAAGTAGGAGAGTATGTCACTGATGATACAGACGTATCAGCTGTTAATGATAGGCTAGTGCCTTTTGATGCACATAAGTTAGAAAGGAAACTTGCAAAGCTACAAGCCCAAGTGGCTTCACTGAAAGCATCAGCTATTGACAGTTCAAGCCAGAACTCTGACAAGCCAAATAAGAAAACCAAACCTAAGTTCAAGATTCTTCCTAAAGAGAAATCTGACCCAAGTGAGACTAAGCCCACTAAGAAGCCACGCCCATGGTACTGCTTCAGGTGCGGCGAGGATGGTCATATTGCTCCCTCTTGCAGCAATGAACCAAACCCTGAACTAGTTGAAATGAAACGTAAGGAGTTCAACCAAAAACTACAAGTCTGGGAGGAACAGAATATGTCAGCTTTAAACTAA